The Aneurinibacillus migulanus genome contains the following window.
AGCAGGGAAGAGTTGAATATTTTGATCAGCTTGGGTTGGGGGAAAGTGCGCTGAGCCATGATGGGGAAGTAATGGTTGTAGCTGCAGATATTACCTGTCATTATCATAGTGAAGCATTCTTTAGGGAAAAGCTAAAGCTTGGTGTACGGATTGCACGGCTTGGAAACAGTTCTCTGGATCTGGAATATTGCCTCCTTGCCGTTGAGAAGAATAGGCTGGTAGCGACCGGACGGGGAACTATTGTACTCGTTGATAGGAAGACAAGACGAAATGTGTCAATTCCGAAGAATGTACGTGAAAATATCATTGCATTTGAGCAGATGGAGATGATTCGATAACTTCATGTTTTTTCATGGTATTCCACTCCCATATCTTCGCCTGCAATATCCTGTGCTGTCCCCGCGACAGAGTGCAGGAAAAAAAACGAGAGAACAACTCGATGATAGAGAGCACCTTATCGAGCGATTCGGATTGGAGCCGGTTCATTTGTTGGAATATCGGCGAAATGACTATACGTTACAGGATTGTCTTGAAGCATGTTTTCGATTTGGGGACGTTGTGTTTGCTTTCCGGCATGTGC
Protein-coding sequences here:
- a CDS encoding acyl-CoA thioesterase; this translates as MARADYIQPNLEEWLAAFHFSTDITIRYCETDMSGHVNNTSHLIYFEQGRVEYFDQLGLGESALSHDGEVMVVAADITCHYHSEAFFREKLKLGVRIARLGNSSLDLEYCLLAVEKNRLVATGRGTIVLVDRKTRRNVSIPKNVRENIIAFEQMEMIR